From Prosthecobacter vanneervenii, the proteins below share one genomic window:
- a CDS encoding cytochrome c oxidase subunit 3 yields the protein MDIPYTVHARPDTGLYNAKIGIWLFLASEVMLFGGLFSAYIFLRVGADYPWPVHDLDVTLGFVNTVVLIASSVTVVMAWAMLKLRKFGLYRLNMAITVICAAVFMFNKSLEYKAKFAHYAVKLTDGTLLTGHLPHGYQVKFEGITELNISIPLKQSAVSADPVGYVVPFIEGGAAKFKTEDGKEISLDAASFGALKAEAVKKANADKKSQATIKLTATSPFKVAAKPSEIFGYTDSTITFRDGTTATGKLADDKMTLEVDGVDARGVAQSEKSLAFDHRYLGEAWQKAFIANRDHHFEEFAKNYPTRDKNRSATLQKEALFFKLHSATPPAAGEGHGDKHGAEAHAPAEGHGDAHAHHPTVVLEKKDITFFSNFTPKLNTYYAIYFTLTGLHGLHVVAGALVLLYFLVFDGKRLRQDPEHLANRVEVGGLFWHFVDLVWIFLFPLLYLL from the coding sequence ATGGACATCCCCTACACCGTTCACGCCCGTCCAGACACCGGTCTTTACAATGCCAAGATCGGCATCTGGCTCTTCCTGGCCTCGGAAGTCATGCTCTTCGGCGGCCTGTTCTCCGCGTACATCTTCCTCCGCGTCGGTGCCGACTATCCCTGGCCGGTTCACGATCTTGACGTGACCCTCGGTTTCGTCAACACCGTGGTGCTCATCGCCTCCTCCGTGACCGTCGTCATGGCTTGGGCCATGCTCAAGCTGCGCAAGTTCGGTCTCTACCGCCTCAACATGGCCATCACCGTGATCTGCGCGGCAGTGTTCATGTTCAACAAGAGCCTCGAGTACAAGGCCAAGTTTGCCCATTATGCCGTGAAGCTCACGGACGGCACTCTCCTCACCGGCCATCTTCCCCATGGTTATCAGGTGAAGTTTGAAGGCATCACCGAGCTGAACATCAGCATCCCTCTGAAGCAGAGCGCCGTGTCAGCCGACCCCGTTGGTTATGTGGTGCCCTTCATTGAAGGCGGAGCCGCGAAGTTCAAAACCGAAGACGGCAAGGAAATCTCCTTGGACGCTGCCTCCTTCGGTGCCCTCAAAGCAGAGGCTGTCAAAAAAGCTAATGCGGACAAGAAGAGCCAGGCCACCATCAAGCTGACCGCCACCTCTCCTTTCAAGGTTGCTGCCAAGCCCTCCGAGATCTTTGGTTACACCGACAGCACCATCACCTTCCGTGACGGCACCACCGCCACCGGCAAGCTGGCGGACGATAAGATGACCCTGGAAGTGGACGGTGTGGATGCCCGCGGCGTTGCCCAGTCTGAGAAATCACTCGCTTTCGATCACCGTTATCTTGGTGAGGCTTGGCAGAAGGCCTTCATCGCCAACCGCGACCACCACTTCGAAGAGTTCGCCAAGAATTACCCGACCCGCGACAAGAACCGCTCCGCCACCCTGCAGAAAGAAGCCCTCTTCTTCAAGCTGCACTCCGCCACTCCCCCGGCTGCTGGTGAAGGCCATGGCGACAAGCACGGCGCTGAAGCCCATGCTCCTGCCGAAGGTCACGGAGACGCACATGCCCACCACCCCACGGTGGTCCTTGAAAAGAAGGACATCACCTTCTTCTCCAACTTCACTCCAAAGCTGAACACCTACTACGCCATTTACTTCACCCTGACAGGCCTTCACGGCCTTCACGTGGTCGCTGGTGCTCTGGTCCTGCTCTACTTCCTGGTTTTTGATGGCAAGCGCCTGCGTCAGGACCCTGAGCACCTCGCCAATCGCGTTGAAGTCGGCGGCCTGTTCTGGCACTTCGTCGATCTCGTGTGGATCTTCCTCTTCCCGCTTCTGTATCTCCTGTAA